The following proteins come from a genomic window of Rutidosis leptorrhynchoides isolate AG116_Rl617_1_P2 chromosome 10, CSIRO_AGI_Rlap_v1, whole genome shotgun sequence:
- the LOC139872208 gene encoding uncharacterized protein — MGVDYYKVLGVDRNANDDDLKKAYRKLAMKWHPDKNPNNKKDAEAKFKTISEAYDVLSDQQKRAIYDQYGEEGLKGQVPPPGAGGFSGMHSHDGGSTSSFRFNPRNADDIFSEFFGFSSPFGGMGGSHHAHGGSPFQRSMFSDDIFSHMRGVPGSGSGASEGSASMAPRKGAMIERTLPCSLEDLFKGTTKKMKISRDVSDGTGRSTTVEEILPIEIRPGWKKGTKITFPEKGNEQRGVIPSDLVFIIDEKPHPVFKRDGNDLVVTQKIPLAEALSGYTAQITTLDGRNLSIGINSVISPTYEEIVKGEGMPIPKEPSKRGNLRIKFDIKFPARLTPDQKKGIKLLLSS; from the exons ATGGGTGTTGATTACTACAAGGTATTAGGAGTAGATCGTAACGCTAACGACGATGATTTGAAGAAAGCATATCGGAAACTTGCTATGAAGTGGCATCCTGATAAAAACCCTAATAACAAAAAAGATGCTGAAGCCAAATTCAAAACTATCTCCGAGGCTTACGAT GTTTTGAGTGATCAGCAGAAGCGGGCGATTTATGATCAGTATGGTGAGGAGGGGTTGAAAGGGCAGGTGCCACCTCCTGGTGCTGGTGGGTTTTCCGGGATGCACAGCCATGATGGTGGTTCAACATCATCGTTTAGGTTTAACCCCCGTAATGCTGATGATATTTTCTCAGAGTTTTTTGGGTTCTCTAGTCCGTTTGGAGGAATGGGTGGGTCTCATCATGCTCATGGAGGTAGCCCCTTTCAGAGGAGTATGTTCAGTGATGATATTTTTTCTCACATGAGAGGGGTACCCGGTTCTGGTTCAGGTGCTAGTGAAGGATCAGCAAGCATGGCACCTAGGAAAGGAGCTATGATTGAGCGCACATTACCATGTAGCTTGGAGGACTTGTTTAAGGGGACTACAAAGAAGATGAAAATTTCAAGAGATGTTTCTGATGGTACTGG GCGATCAACGACGGTGGAAGAAATTCTTCCAATAGAGATCAGACCTGGTTGGAAAAAAGGCACGAAAATAACGTTCCCAGAAAAAGGAAATGAGCAGCGCGGTGTAATTCCTTCGGATCTTGTGTTCATCATTGATGAGAAACCGCATCCGGTGTTCAAGAGAGATGGAAACGATCTTGTTGTGACCCAAAAGATACCTTTAGCTGAAGCTCTAAGTGGTTACACAGCACAAATCACGACCCTTGATGGAAGGAACTTAAGCATTGGTATTAATAGTGTAATCAGCCCAACATATGAAGAAATAGTTAAAGGTGAAGGGATGCCTATACCGAAAGAACCAAGTAAAAGGGGGAATTTGAGGATAAAGTTTGATATCAAGTTCCCTGCAAGATTGACACCCGATCAGAAGAAGGGTATCAAGCTGCTCTTGTCATCTTAA
- the LOC139872209 gene encoding PHD finger protein ALFIN-LIKE 2-like, whose product MEMGCGPVRSVEEIFKDYTGRRAAIVRALTYDVDEFYGICDPEIENLCLYGHPNEKWEVSVPAEEVPPEYPEPALGINFARDGMNRKDWLSLVAVHSDSWLLSVAFFIGATLNFNQRKRLFNLINDMPTVFEVVSQKKLVVKDKPTAPTPPPQIASNLKRSSDGQVKRIIQKTAVAEEEEEEEEDDEHGDTECGRCGGNYNNADEFWIGCDVCERWYHGKCVKITPAKADAINHYKCPSCIKQQPPIN is encoded by the exons ATGGAAATGGGTTGTGGTCCTGTTCGTTCGGTTGAAGAGATCTTCAAAGATTATACTGGTCGTCGTGCCGCCATAGTTCGTGCTTTAACTTACG ATGTTGATGAATTTTATGGAATTTGTGACCCAG AAATAGAAAACTTGTGTCTGTACGGACATCCAAATGAGAAATGGGAAGTGAGTGTTCCAGCAGAGGAAGTACCTCCAGAGTATCCTGAGCCAGCACTTGGTATTAACTTTGCAAGAGATGGCATGAACCGCAAAGACTGGCTCTCACTTGTTGCCGTCCACAGTGACTCTTGGCTGCTTTCTGTCGCTTTTTTTATTGGAGCCACCCTAAATTTTAATCAAAG GAAACGTTTGTTCAACCTGATTAATGACATGCCCACTGTCTTTGAAGTTGTATCACAAAAGAAACTGGTTGTAAAAGACAAGCCCACTGCACCAACACCACCACCACAAATTGCAAGTAATCTAAAG AGATCAAGTGATGGGCAGGTGAAAAGAATCATCCAAAAGACAGCAGTAgcagaagaagaagaggaggaggaggaggatgaTGAACATGGTGACACAGAGTGTGGTAGGTGTGGTGGAAATTACAATAATGCTGATGAATTCTGGATTGGGTGCGACGTTTGTGAAAGATGGTATCACGGTAAATGCGTCAAAATTACCCCTGCCAAGGCCGACGCCATCAACCACTACAAATGCCCCTCTTGCATCAAACAACAACCTCCTATCAATTAG
- the LOC139873255 gene encoding sn-2 acyl-lipid omega-3 desaturase (ferredoxin), chloroplastic-like, with the protein MAAGLVLSGCAVKPFTQSLAIPTQRFFHKTKNPSKIIHLDNKDQIFLSNPDGFSKWAVKVSTPLRIPSIDEQDFKTRFYKDMSKEEEEFDAGAPPPFKLADVRAAIPKHCWVKDSWRSMSYVARDVTIVLGLAAGAAYLNNWLVWPLYWAAQGTMFWALFVLGHDCGHGSFSSNPKLNGVVGHILHSSILVPYHGWRISHRTHHQNHGHVENDESWHPLSEKTFKSLDWITRTLRFTLPFPMLAYPFYLWNRSPGKTGSHFDPSSDLFVPVERKDVITSTICWTTMFALLVGLNFVAGPMQMLKLYGIPYLINVMWLDFVTYLHHHGHEDKLPWYRGKEWSYLRGGLTTIDRDYGWINNIHHDIGTHVIHHLFPQIPHYHLIEATEAAKPVLGKYYREPNKSWALPFHLFAELITSLQKDHFVSDTGDVLYYQTDPNLTHKN; encoded by the exons ATGGCTGCAGGATTGGTGTTATCAGGTTGTGCCGTTAAACCTTTTACCCAATCTTTAGCCATACCCACACAACGGTTTTTCCATAAAACCAAAAACCCTTCAAAGATTATTCATTTAGACAATAAAGATCAAATCTTTTTATCAAACCCAGATGGGTTTTCTAAATGGGCAGTTAAAGTAAGTACCCCATTAAGGATTCCATCGATAGATGAACAAGATTTTAAAACCAGATTTTATAAAGACATGTCCAAGGAAGAAGAAGAATTTGATGCAGGGGCACCACCACCATTCAAATTGGCTGATGTTAGGGCTGCTATTCCAAAACATTGCTGGGTTAAGGATTCATGGAGGTCAATGAGTTATGTTGCAAGAGATGTTACTATTGTTCTTGGGTTAGCTGCTGGTGCTGCTTATCTTAACAATTGGCTTGTTTGGCCACTTTATTGGGCTGCTCAAGGGACCATGTTTTGGGCTCTTTTTGTTCTTGGTCATGATTG CGGGCATGGAAGCTTCTCAAGCAACCCTAAGCTGAATGGTGTAGTTGGCCATattttacattcttcaattctcgtGCCTTATCATGGATG GAGAATTAGCCATAGAACGCATCATCAAAATCATGGACATGTTGAAAACGATGAGTCATGGCACCCG TTATCTGAGAAAACATTCAAGAGTTTGGATTGGATAACACGAACACTTCGCTTCACCCTCCCTTTTCCAATGCTTGCTTATCCCTTTTACCTC tggaataGATCTCCAGGAAAGACTGGTTCACACTTTGATCCAAGTAGTGATTTGTTTGTACCGGTTGAGAGAAAAGACGTTATTACTTCAACAATTTGTTGGACAACAATGTTTGCATTGCTAGTTGGTTTGAACTTTGTTGCTGGTCCAATGCAAATGCTAAAACTCTATGGCATTCCATATTTG ATAAACGTGATGTGGTTAGATTTTGTTACTTACCTGCATCACCATGGTCATGAAGATAAACTTCCATGGTATCGTGGAAAG GAATGGAGTTATCTAAGGGGAGGGCTGACTACAATTGATCGTGATTATGGGTGGATTAATAATATTCATCATGATATCGGGACTCATGTCATTCACCATCTCTTCCCTCAGATCCCACATTATCACTTAATTGAGGCG ACGGAAGCTGCAAAGCCGGTGCTGGGAAAATACTATCGAGAACCAAACAAGTCATGGGCACTACCTTTCCACCTATTCGCTGAACTAATCACAAGCCTTCAAAAAGACCATTTTGTTAGTGACACTGGAGATGTTTTGTATTACCAAACTGACCCTAATCTTACCCACAAAAATTAA